The following proteins come from a genomic window of Lysobacterales bacterium:
- the tkt gene encoding transketolase produces MPNRRDLANAIRALSMDAVEAAKSGHPGAPMGMADIAEVLWNDFLRHNPANPRWPNRDRFVLSNGHGSMLLYSLLHLSGYDLPIEQLKAFRQLHSKTAGHPEAHEHPAIETTTGPLGQGLANAVGFALAEKVLAARFNRDGHDIVDHNTFVFLGDGCLMEGISHEVCSLAGTLKLGKLIALYDDNGISIDGQVRGWFTDDTKARFESYGWEVITGVDGHNAEAIKAALVSAALDPDMPTLICCRTTIGFGAPTKAGKESAHGAPLGKDEIAGARDALGWAHAPFVVPDEVYEGWNANAKGGRWESEWNALFARYEQAYPELAAEFKRRMARELPADFSTNALAYARKLQAEGPVVASRKASQMALDAFGPLLPELIGGSADLAHSNLTLWKGSKNVNTAGGEGNYVYYGVREFGMSAISNGLALHGGFVPYDATFLVFSDYARNAVRMSALIPAQAIHVYTHDSIGLGEDGPTHQPVEHLASLRYIPNNPVWRPCDTVETAMAWKHAIERKAGPSCLVFSRQNLPHQLRTEQQLLDIERGGYVLLDPLNAKVELILIATGSEVGLAMDAARVLDGEGIGVRVVSMPCTQIFDAQPIEWREGVLPSWCRARVAIEAGVSDFWRKYVGLDGHVIGIDRFGASAPAEKLYPYFGFTVDKIVEAARKQIGR; encoded by the coding sequence ATGCCGAACCGTCGTGATCTGGCGAATGCCATCCGTGCCTTGTCGATGGACGCCGTCGAGGCCGCCAAGTCCGGCCATCCAGGCGCGCCGATGGGCATGGCCGACATTGCCGAAGTGCTGTGGAACGACTTCCTGCGTCACAACCCGGCCAATCCGCGCTGGCCGAACCGCGATCGTTTCGTGCTCTCGAACGGACACGGCTCGATGCTGCTGTATTCGCTGCTGCACCTAAGCGGCTACGACCTGCCCATTGAGCAACTCAAGGCCTTTCGTCAGCTGCATTCGAAGACCGCGGGACATCCCGAGGCACACGAGCATCCCGCGATCGAGACGACCACCGGCCCGCTCGGCCAGGGTCTCGCGAATGCCGTCGGCTTCGCGCTTGCGGAGAAGGTGCTGGCCGCGCGCTTCAATCGCGACGGTCACGACATTGTCGACCACAACACTTTCGTCTTCCTCGGTGACGGTTGCCTGATGGAAGGCATCTCGCACGAGGTCTGCTCGTTGGCGGGCACGCTCAAGCTCGGCAAGTTGATCGCGCTCTACGACGACAACGGCATTTCGATCGACGGCCAGGTCCGTGGCTGGTTCACTGACGATACCAAGGCGCGCTTCGAGTCCTACGGTTGGGAGGTCATCACCGGTGTCGATGGCCACAACGCCGAAGCGATCAAGGCCGCGCTCGTTTCCGCCGCGCTCGATCCCGACATGCCGACACTGATCTGCTGTCGCACGACGATCGGTTTCGGCGCGCCGACCAAGGCCGGCAAGGAAAGTGCGCACGGCGCACCGCTCGGCAAGGACGAGATCGCCGGCGCGCGCGACGCATTGGGTTGGGCGCATGCGCCCTTCGTGGTGCCGGATGAAGTCTATGAAGGCTGGAACGCGAATGCCAAGGGCGGGCGCTGGGAGTCCGAATGGAACGCGTTGTTCGCGCGGTACGAACAGGCGTACCCCGAACTCGCCGCCGAGTTCAAGCGTCGCATGGCGCGAGAACTGCCGGCCGATTTCAGTACCAACGCGCTCGCGTATGCGCGCAAGCTGCAGGCCGAAGGTCCGGTGGTCGCGTCGCGCAAGGCCTCGCAAATGGCGCTCGACGCCTTCGGTCCGCTGTTGCCGGAACTGATCGGTGGCAGCGCCGATCTCGCGCATTCGAATCTGACCCTGTGGAAGGGTTCGAAGAACGTCAACACTGCGGGGGGGGAAGGCAACTACGTCTATTACGGCGTGCGCGAATTCGGCATGAGCGCCATCTCGAACGGTCTGGCGCTGCACGGCGGTTTCGTGCCGTATGACGCGACCTTCCTGGTCTTCAGCGACTACGCCCGCAATGCGGTGCGCATGAGCGCGCTGATTCCGGCGCAGGCCATCCACGTCTACACGCACGATTCCATCGGCCTCGGCGAAGACGGTCCGACGCACCAGCCGGTCGAACACCTCGCGTCGTTGCGCTACATCCCGAACAATCCGGTGTGGCGACCCTGCGACACCGTCGAAACCGCGATGGCATGGAAGCACGCCATCGAACGCAAGGCCGGGCCGAGCTGCCTCGTCTTCAGTCGCCAGAACCTGCCGCACCAGCTGCGCACCGAGCAGCAGCTGCTCGACATCGAACGTGGCGGCTATGTGCTGCTCGATCCGCTGAATGCCAAGGTCGAATTGATCCTGATCGCCACCGGCTCCGAAGTCGGTCTGGCGATGGACGCCGCGCGCGTACTCGACGGCGAAGGCATCGGCGTACGCGTGGTGTCGATGCCTTGCACGCAGATCTTCGACGCCCAGCCGATCGAATGGCGCGAAGGCGTGTTGCCCTCGTGGTGCCGCGCACGCGTCGCCATCGAAGCCGGCGTCAGCGACTTCTGGCGCAAGTACGTGGGCCTCGACGGCCACGTCATCGGCATCGACCGCTTCGGCGCCTCCGCCCCGGCCGAGAAGCTCTACCCGTACTTCGGCTTCACCGTCGACAAGATCGTCGAAGCCGCGCGCAAGCAGATCGGGCGCTGA
- a CDS encoding AAA family ATPase codes for MSAMNCAACAHPLPETAKFCPECGHRVTGADDGERRHATILFSDLSGYTALNECLDPEEVEAIMDRVKRAATTVIARHGGIINQFVGDEVVALFGIPTAHRDDAVRAVRAASELHREVRDIAAEVASRIGRALTMHSGINTGLIVARRSDSRDGKFALTGDVVNTAARLLHLADKDEIVVSQDTWRDVAGEFEGVAGVATEVRGKEKPIVPWRILGARASTLQAQRPLIGRAEEVARFERRMQDCLTQGRGGLILMRGDAGIGKSRLATELGARAARAGFVLHRALVLDFGAERGRDAVRALAQGLAAIAPKPSLAAEHEVFLAALLDHDLRPELRAMASVMDEATRDLGVQGMLVELARSASLLQPQFLLIEDAHWADTWTLARLASLAELARAERVLLVVTTRREQDPGGLSALATEALDLHPLSMQDMAGLADQYADVPQALAQRCIERAEGNPLFLEQLLLNADETVAQPLPGSIQGLVLARMDRLPAVDRAMLQAAAVIGQRFSLDALRHLLGDPQAHCHVLLDQHLVRPEADGYLFWHALIRDGAYESLLKSRRRRLHALAAEWFAERDAALAAEHYDLAGDERAPGAYWAASEQEVARYRYERALALTARGLELATAPADRIGLLSMRARVLLHLGHASESIAAWQAVMATAGDGPVRCRALIGIAAGMRIIERVDDGLAALAEAEPLARRHGLHLELSRLHHLRGNLHFGIGRADDCLREHEAALAQALVAGSPEAEANALGGLGDAYYVRGHMRSAREQFARCVALAQRHGFGRIEVANLHMVGWATYYLMQIDEALAIVDRARELARAVSHQRGEMIAEAAIGLLAGWCKGEIEPAEQRLQHALGISQALGAKRFEGELRVMRAMLVLRRDGRDAARIPANEALAYCRRHGMDFFGPVALGLCARLSDDEGERQRLNDEAVVLLDAGALGHCHIEFAAMAIESAIERGAWNEVEHYCRRLERYTCDESLPLCDFIVRRGRALAARARGEDNANAIATLAAEARTVGLDLYLQRLAPA; via the coding sequence ATGTCGGCCATGAACTGCGCGGCCTGTGCTCATCCGTTGCCGGAAACGGCGAAGTTCTGCCCGGAATGCGGTCATCGCGTCACCGGGGCGGACGACGGTGAGCGCCGCCACGCCACCATCCTGTTCTCCGACCTGTCCGGCTACACCGCCCTGAACGAATGCCTCGATCCCGAGGAAGTCGAGGCGATCATGGACCGGGTCAAGCGCGCGGCGACCACGGTCATCGCCCGCCACGGCGGCATCATCAACCAGTTCGTCGGCGACGAAGTCGTGGCCCTGTTCGGTATTCCGACCGCGCATCGTGACGATGCCGTGCGCGCCGTGCGCGCCGCGTCCGAATTGCATCGGGAAGTGCGCGACATCGCCGCAGAGGTCGCATCGCGCATCGGCCGCGCGCTGACCATGCACAGCGGCATCAATACCGGCCTGATCGTGGCGCGGCGCAGCGATTCGCGCGATGGCAAGTTCGCGCTGACCGGCGACGTGGTCAATACCGCTGCACGCCTGCTCCATCTGGCCGACAAGGACGAGATCGTCGTCAGCCAGGACACATGGCGCGACGTTGCCGGCGAGTTCGAGGGTGTGGCCGGCGTCGCGACGGAAGTCCGCGGCAAGGAAAAGCCGATCGTGCCTTGGCGCATCCTCGGTGCGCGTGCGTCGACGCTGCAGGCGCAGCGTCCGCTGATCGGTCGCGCCGAGGAGGTCGCGCGTTTCGAGCGGCGGATGCAGGACTGCCTGACGCAGGGACGCGGGGGTCTGATCCTGATGCGCGGTGATGCCGGCATCGGCAAGTCGCGGTTGGCGACGGAATTGGGTGCGCGCGCCGCGCGCGCCGGCTTCGTCCTGCATCGTGCGCTGGTGCTCGACTTCGGTGCCGAGCGTGGCCGCGATGCGGTCCGCGCGCTGGCGCAAGGACTGGCTGCGATCGCACCCAAACCATCGCTGGCAGCAGAGCACGAAGTCTTCCTCGCGGCACTGCTTGACCACGATCTGCGTCCGGAATTGCGGGCAATGGCCTCGGTCATGGATGAAGCGACGCGCGATCTCGGCGTGCAGGGCATGCTGGTCGAGCTGGCGCGATCGGCATCCTTGTTGCAGCCGCAATTCCTGCTGATCGAGGACGCGCATTGGGCCGATACCTGGACGCTGGCGCGGTTGGCATCGCTTGCCGAGTTGGCGCGTGCTGAACGAGTGCTGCTGGTGGTGACCACGCGGCGCGAGCAGGATCCCGGCGGACTGTCGGCGCTCGCAACGGAAGCGCTCGACCTGCATCCATTGTCGATGCAGGACATGGCCGGTCTCGCCGATCAATATGCAGATGTGCCACAGGCGCTTGCGCAACGCTGCATCGAGCGCGCCGAGGGCAATCCGCTCTTCCTCGAACAGCTGCTGCTGAATGCCGACGAGACCGTGGCCCAGCCCTTGCCCGGCTCCATCCAGGGCCTGGTGCTGGCGCGCATGGACCGCCTGCCTGCCGTGGATCGGGCCATGCTGCAGGCTGCGGCCGTGATCGGGCAGCGTTTCTCGCTGGATGCACTGCGACATCTGCTGGGCGACCCGCAGGCGCATTGTCATGTCCTGCTCGACCAGCATCTGGTGCGACCGGAGGCCGATGGCTACCTGTTCTGGCATGCGCTGATTCGCGATGGCGCGTACGAATCGCTGCTGAAGTCGCGGCGTCGCCGATTGCATGCGCTCGCCGCGGAATGGTTTGCCGAACGAGACGCCGCACTCGCGGCCGAGCACTATGATCTGGCCGGCGACGAACGCGCGCCCGGCGCCTATTGGGCAGCAAGCGAGCAGGAGGTCGCGCGTTATCGCTATGAACGGGCGCTGGCACTCACTGCGCGCGGTCTGGAATTGGCCACGGCGCCGGCGGATCGCATCGGTCTGCTGTCGATGCGCGCGCGCGTCCTGCTCCATCTGGGTCATGCATCCGAATCGATCGCGGCCTGGCAGGCGGTGATGGCGACGGCCGGCGACGGGCCGGTGCGTTGTCGCGCCTTGATCGGCATCGCGGCGGGCATGCGCATCATCGAGCGTGTCGACGACGGGCTTGCCGCGCTTGCCGAAGCCGAGCCGCTGGCGCGCAGGCACGGCCTGCACCTGGAGCTGTCGCGCCTGCACCATCTGCGCGGCAACCTGCATTTCGGCATCGGTCGTGCCGACGATTGCCTGCGCGAGCATGAGGCGGCGCTGGCCCAGGCGCTCGTCGCCGGTTCCCCCGAGGCGGAAGCCAACGCGCTGGGTGGATTGGGCGACGCCTACTACGTGCGTGGACACATGCGCTCGGCGCGCGAGCAATTCGCACGCTGCGTTGCATTGGCCCAACGGCATGGCTTTGGACGGATCGAAGTCGCGAACCTGCACATGGTCGGCTGGGCCACCTACTATCTGATGCAGATCGACGAGGCATTGGCCATCGTCGATCGCGCGCGCGAGCTGGCGCGTGCGGTGTCGCATCAGCGCGGGGAGATGATCGCGGAAGCTGCCATCGGTTTGCTCGCGGGATGGTGCAAGGGGGAGATCGAACCGGCCGAGCAGCGGCTGCAGCATGCGCTCGGAATCAGCCAGGCGCTCGGTGCAAAGCGTTTCGAGGGTGAATTGCGGGTCATGCGCGCAATGCTCGTGTTGCGCCGTGACGGTCGTGATGCGGCGCGTATCCCGGCGAACGAGGCGCTTGCCTATTGTCGACGTCACGGCATGGATTTCTTCGGGCCGGTCGCGCTCGGGCTATGCGCGCGATTGAGCGACGACGAAGGCGAGCGTCAACGGCTCAACGACGAGGCGGTCGTGCTGCTCGATGCGGGAGCGCTTGGCCACTGTCATATCGAGTTCGCCGCGATGGCGATCGAGTCTGCCATCGAGCGCGGCGCCTGGAACGAGGTCGAGCACTACTGCCGGCGGCTGGAACGCTACACCTGCGACGAGTCGCTGCCGCTGTGCGACTTCATCGTTCGTCGCGGCCGTGCGCTGGCGGCCCGGGCCCGCGGCGAAGACAACGCGAACGCGATCGCGACGCTGGCAGCCGAAGCCCGTACTGTCGGACTCGATCTCTACCTGCAGCGGTTGGCGCCGGCCTGA
- a CDS encoding zinc-dependent peptidase produces MFGWLQRAAPVALDDGQWELVRSDVRLLDRLAPEAQSRLRDCIARFLVDKRFHAAHDLVIDQRLRLIVAAQCCLPVLHRPDDTLSGWRDVILYPGAFRARRHEHDEDGIAHEFDEDLIGEADEQSGPIVLSVADIEADLAEPFSGINVILHEIAHKIDARDGACDGVPVIRDLAARRLWIATMQTAFNALRDTVEAADEADAEPDTAIDPYAAESPEEFFAVATEAFFSDPEALREFDAAVFEQFQRFYSGAL; encoded by the coding sequence ATGTTCGGGTGGCTGCAACGCGCGGCTCCGGTCGCGCTGGACGATGGGCAATGGGAACTCGTCCGCAGCGACGTTCGCCTGCTCGACAGGCTGGCGCCGGAAGCGCAGTCGCGCCTGCGCGATTGCATCGCACGCTTTCTCGTCGACAAGCGATTTCACGCGGCCCATGACCTCGTGATCGATCAACGCCTGCGCCTGATCGTCGCGGCGCAGTGCTGCCTGCCGGTCCTGCATCGACCGGATGACACGCTCTCCGGCTGGCGCGACGTGATCCTCTATCCGGGTGCGTTCCGCGCACGCCGCCACGAACACGATGAAGACGGCATCGCCCACGAATTCGACGAAGACCTGATCGGCGAGGCCGACGAACAGTCCGGTCCGATCGTGCTCTCGGTCGCCGACATCGAGGCCGATCTGGCCGAACCGTTTTCCGGCATCAACGTGATCCTCCACGAGATCGCCCACAAGATCGATGCCCGCGACGGCGCCTGCGACGGCGTGCCGGTGATCCGCGACCTCGCCGCACGCCGCCTATGGATCGCGACGATGCAGACCGCGTTCAATGCATTGCGCGATACTGTGGAAGCCGCCGACGAGGCCGATGCCGAACCCGATACGGCCATCGATCCGTATGCGGCCGAGTCGCCGGAGGAATTCTTCGCGGTTGCCACCGAGGCCTTTTTCTCCGATCCCGAGGCACTGCGCGAGTTCGACGCCGCCGTATTCGAACAGTTCCAGCGCTTCTATTCCGGCGCCCTCTGA
- a CDS encoding DegV family EDD domain-containing protein, with protein MAAQISVQRLSGYGLRRALMAGIQRVIARRDEINRINVFPVPDGDTGTNLAFTLSAVLQGVRAPRLASAGEVLRRAAAEAIDGARGNSGAILAQFFQGVSEALGPSKRLTPDALARAVSRGSSLAREAMAEPREGTILSVIQAFAISLREQADCGRDFRTGFRNALTVAREALRHTPDQLAALRAAGVVDAGALGFVDLLEGIDEFIETGRRADDSDLPEELAAAGVETARGGEYTEGHRYCTECVISSEAVDRGALKAALLAMPISSLVIAGTREKVRIHAHLDEPTLLFETAARFGAVSREKADDMRAQSKSAHSRREQVAIVADSGADIPAEAMDRLNIHLVPVRLSIGGRDFLDRVSISPREFYNELRTSPVPPRTSQPPPGDFRRLFEFLLSHHERVIDVSLARGLSGTLQSAESAASRTDPARVAVFDSCNGSAGQGLLTIWAAEAALAGWSSERIVEGLARMRPRSTLYAVVRDIRYGIRGGRAPKLAGPLTRLLRFSPVVKSKVDGRLGLAGAVWGREDLPEKFARNIAKRLDPSRQWRLVIGHCDCAEDAERVHATLLRSVRNIDRAWVMEAGVAIGAHAGPGSLVIGVQDYEPPQP; from the coding sequence TTGGCTGCACAGATCAGCGTGCAACGCCTGTCGGGTTACGGCCTGCGTCGGGCATTGATGGCGGGCATCCAGCGGGTCATTGCCCGCCGCGACGAGATCAATCGCATCAACGTCTTTCCGGTGCCGGACGGTGATACCGGGACCAATCTGGCGTTCACCCTGAGTGCCGTACTGCAGGGCGTGCGTGCGCCCAGACTCGCGAGCGCCGGCGAAGTGTTGCGACGTGCCGCCGCCGAGGCGATCGACGGCGCGCGCGGCAATTCCGGCGCCATCCTCGCGCAGTTCTTCCAGGGCGTGTCCGAGGCGCTCGGCCCGAGCAAGCGCCTGACTCCGGACGCGTTGGCGCGCGCGGTGTCGCGCGGCTCGTCGCTGGCGCGCGAAGCCATGGCCGAACCGCGCGAGGGCACGATCCTGAGCGTGATCCAGGCATTCGCGATCTCGTTGCGCGAGCAGGCCGATTGCGGCCGCGATTTTCGCACCGGCTTCCGCAATGCCTTGACCGTGGCCCGCGAGGCGCTCCGGCATACGCCCGATCAACTCGCGGCGTTGCGTGCCGCCGGTGTGGTCGATGCCGGCGCACTCGGTTTCGTCGACCTGCTTGAAGGCATCGACGAATTCATCGAGACCGGGCGGCGCGCGGACGACAGCGACCTGCCCGAAGAACTGGCTGCTGCCGGGGTGGAAACTGCGCGGGGTGGCGAATACACCGAAGGCCACCGCTATTGCACCGAGTGCGTGATCAGCAGCGAGGCGGTCGATCGCGGCGCGTTGAAAGCGGCGTTGCTGGCGATGCCGATTTCAAGCCTGGTCATCGCGGGGACGCGCGAAAAGGTGCGCATCCATGCCCATCTCGACGAGCCGACCCTGTTGTTCGAGACCGCGGCGCGCTTCGGCGCGGTCTCGCGCGAGAAAGCCGACGACATGCGCGCGCAATCGAAGTCGGCGCACTCGCGCCGCGAACAGGTCGCGATCGTGGCCGATTCCGGTGCGGACATTCCGGCCGAGGCGATGGATCGTCTGAACATCCATCTGGTGCCGGTGCGGTTGTCGATCGGGGGGCGTGACTTCCTTGATCGCGTGTCGATCTCGCCCCGCGAGTTCTACAACGAATTGCGCACCAGCCCGGTGCCGCCGCGCACCTCGCAACCGCCGCCGGGCGATTTCCGTCGCCTGTTCGAGTTCCTGCTGTCGCATCACGAGCGGGTCATCGACGTGTCGCTGGCGCGGGGTTTGTCGGGCACGCTGCAGTCGGCCGAGAGTGCCGCCAGTCGTACCGATCCGGCGCGTGTCGCGGTGTTCGACAGTTGCAATGGCTCGGCCGGACAGGGTCTGCTGACCATCTGGGCGGCCGAAGCCGCGCTCGCCGGCTGGTCGTCCGAACGCATCGTCGAGGGTCTGGCGCGCATGCGTCCGCGCAGCACGCTGTACGCCGTCGTGAGGGACATTCGCTACGGCATTCGCGGAGGTCGTGCGCCGAAGCTGGCTGGACCACTGACGCGTCTGCTGCGCTTCTCGCCCGTCGTGAAGAGCAAGGTCGATGGCCGTCTCGGTCTCGCCGGTGCGGTCTGGGGGCGCGAGGACTTGCCCGAGAAGTTCGCGCGCAATATCGCGAAGCGGCTCGATCCCTCGCGCCAGTGGCGCCTCGTCATCGGTCACTGCGACTGCGCCGAAGACGCGGAGCGCGTGCATGCGACCCTGTTGCGCAGCGTGCGCAACATCGATCGTGCCTGGGTGATGGAGGCCGGTGTCGCGATCGGCGCGCATGCCGGGCCGGGGTCACTGGTGATCGGCGTGCAGGACTACGAGCCGCCGCAGCCGTGA
- the plsY gene encoding glycerol-3-phosphate 1-O-acyltransferase PlsY — MFVVVGKLLVAYLIGSVSGSLLLGRWRGVDIRTLGSGNAGGTNALRTQGLRFALGVMLIDVGKGALATWIGLQGEAEATMALRVALGCGFAAVLGHVWPIFHGFRGGKGVATVIGLLLVLWPMLLLPMIGVFALVLTTTGYVGLGSILAGFTMLPAAWGLTRGALAIEWWISGAVIALFLLYTHRVNVQRLRAGSENRFDKVRVLARLFRR; from the coding sequence ATGTTCGTGGTCGTCGGCAAGCTGCTCGTCGCTTACCTGATCGGTTCCGTTTCCGGCAGCCTGCTGCTCGGGCGCTGGCGCGGCGTCGACATCCGTACCCTCGGCAGCGGCAATGCCGGCGGCACCAACGCCCTGCGGACGCAAGGCCTGAGATTCGCGCTCGGCGTCATGCTGATCGATGTCGGCAAGGGGGCCTTGGCCACCTGGATCGGATTGCAGGGCGAGGCCGAGGCGACGATGGCACTGCGCGTCGCCCTTGGCTGCGGCTTCGCGGCGGTACTTGGCCATGTCTGGCCGATCTTCCACGGCTTCCGTGGCGGCAAGGGCGTCGCCACCGTGATCGGTCTGTTGCTGGTGTTGTGGCCGATGCTGCTGCTGCCGATGATCGGGGTGTTCGCCCTGGTGCTGACCACGACCGGCTATGTCGGACTGGGTTCGATCCTGGCCGGATTCACGATGTTGCCGGCGGCGTGGGGGCTGACGCGCGGCGCGCTCGCGATCGAATGGTGGATCTCGGGCGCCGTCATCGCGTTGTTCTTGCTGTACACGCATCGCGTGAACGTGCAGCGCCTGCGTGCCGGTAGCGAAAACCGCTTCGACAAGGTGCGCGTGCTGGCACGCCTGTTCCGTCGATGA
- a CDS encoding biotin--[acetyl-CoA-carboxylase] ligase, translating into MNPQSLEALLDLLGNGAAHNGEALARALGMSRAAVWKKIEALRALGVEIEGRAGSGYALARPIARLDAARIRAGLSAMTNAALSDLRIEAVIDSTNAAQRADAASLASGSVLLAEAQTAGRGRRGRTWASPFAAGFLGSLFWRFERGLADLGGLSLAVGIALAEAWRAQGLDVRVKWPNDLWIDGRKLAGLLVEAGGEFHGPSHAVVGLGLNIALPPAIRDGLGQPVTDLATHLPDAMPRNVAVAICIDALFAALQEFDREGFSPFVARWGAVDALVDHGVTVHEANGRWTGIARGIDDRGRLQVQTEAAMRVVDAGEISIRLA; encoded by the coding sequence ATGAATCCGCAGTCGCTTGAAGCTTTGCTCGATTTGCTCGGGAATGGCGCCGCACACAATGGCGAAGCCTTGGCGCGGGCGCTCGGGATGTCGCGCGCGGCCGTGTGGAAGAAGATCGAAGCCTTGCGCGCGCTCGGGGTCGAGATCGAAGGCCGTGCCGGCAGCGGTTATGCGCTGGCGCGGCCGATCGCGCGTCTGGATGCGGCGCGAATCCGCGCCGGATTGTCGGCGATGACGAATGCGGCGCTGAGCGATCTGCGCATCGAGGCGGTGATCGATTCGACCAATGCCGCGCAGCGCGCCGATGCCGCCAGTCTGGCGTCCGGCAGCGTGCTGCTGGCGGAAGCGCAGACCGCCGGGCGCGGGCGACGCGGACGGACGTGGGCCTCGCCGTTCGCAGCCGGCTTCCTCGGATCTCTTTTCTGGCGCTTCGAGCGCGGACTCGCCGATCTCGGCGGACTCAGCCTCGCGGTCGGCATTGCCCTGGCCGAGGCCTGGCGCGCGCAGGGCCTCGACGTGCGGGTGAAGTGGCCGAACGATCTCTGGATCGATGGCCGCAAGCTGGCCGGCCTGCTGGTCGAAGCGGGCGGCGAGTTCCATGGGCCGAGCCATGCGGTGGTCGGGTTGGGGCTGAACATCGCGTTGCCGCCGGCGATACGCGATGGGCTCGGTCAGCCGGTGACCGACCTCGCGACGCACTTGCCGGACGCCATGCCGCGCAATGTCGCGGTCGCGATCTGCATCGACGCACTGTTCGCGGCGTTGCAGGAATTCGACCGCGAGGGCTTTTCGCCCTTCGTCGCGCGCTGGGGCGCAGTCGATGCATTGGTGGATCACGGCGTGACCGTGCATGAAGCGAACGGCCGCTGGACCGGCATCGCCCGCGGCATCGACGACCGTGGTCGCCTGCAGGTGCAGACCGAGGCGGCGATGCGCGTGGTCGACGCCGGCGAGATCAGCATTAGACTGGCCTGA
- a CDS encoding type III pantothenate kinase — protein MDLLFDLGNTRMKIACRDATGVRALDALAWDAPDFLAQWHALELAAPERIAIANVTRSHRLDALRALLGVRFPTVPIRIAQTEAQCGRLHIAYAQPEKLGVDRFLALLAASQSAQLQLLVGVGTAMTIDALAADGQHFGGSIVPGLRLMREAMTRAAPNVDWHEGAYCTDFASDTASALESGIWCALAGSVERSVLRLAMRAESAPQIILHGGDAPMLAAQLGTPARRDALLVMRGLAAYLDAGMAQSRASSD, from the coding sequence ATGGACTTGCTGTTCGATCTCGGCAACACGCGGATGAAGATCGCCTGTCGCGATGCCACGGGCGTGCGCGCGCTGGACGCGCTGGCCTGGGACGCGCCGGACTTTCTCGCGCAGTGGCATGCGCTCGAACTCGCGGCACCGGAGCGCATCGCGATTGCGAACGTGACGCGCAGCCATCGTCTGGATGCACTGCGCGCCTTGCTCGGCGTGCGTTTCCCCACGGTTCCGATCCGCATCGCGCAGACCGAGGCGCAGTGCGGACGCCTGCACATCGCCTATGCACAGCCGGAGAAACTCGGCGTCGACCGATTCCTCGCGCTGCTCGCGGCGTCGCAGTCAGCGCAATTGCAACTGCTGGTTGGTGTCGGCACGGCGATGACCATCGACGCGCTGGCCGCGGACGGGCAGCATTTCGGTGGATCGATCGTGCCGGGCCTGCGCTTGATGCGCGAGGCAATGACGCGGGCCGCGCCGAACGTCGACTGGCACGAAGGCGCCTATTGCACGGACTTCGCCAGCGACACCGCGTCTGCACTCGAGTCCGGGATCTGGTGCGCGTTGGCGGGCTCGGTCGAACGCAGCGTGCTGCGCCTGGCGATGCGTGCTGAATCGGCGCCCCAGATCATCCTGCACGGCGGCGATGCACCGATGCTCGCTGCGCAACTTGGAACGCCGGCGCGTCGCGATGCGCTTCTGGTGATGCGCGGACTCGCCGCGTATCTCGATGCCGGCATGGCACAATCGCGCGCCTCATCTGACTGA
- a CDS encoding SPOR domain-containing protein — protein sequence MFARVLFLLLLAANLGFGVWLVLAPPVAVAQLPPADAGVTQLTLLNERDGALADAAELARAPEPIGADRDLRCTTLGPFPTQSDLRRAMSVLTPLTERIQFRESRALRSRGWWVYLPAFASRDAALSAARELSSKGVRDYYVVTAGDQENTISLGLFRDGDNAARRRDEVKALGLDVQLNERTEDTPEYWLDYAVSPTQQFDWRDRVPDRLELSARDLPCGQLR from the coding sequence ATGTTCGCGCGTGTCCTGTTCCTGCTGCTGCTGGCTGCCAACCTCGGTTTCGGGGTCTGGCTGGTGCTTGCGCCACCGGTGGCGGTGGCGCAGTTGCCGCCGGCCGATGCGGGCGTGACGCAACTGACGCTGTTGAACGAGCGCGACGGTGCGCTGGCGGATGCCGCCGAACTGGCGCGCGCGCCGGAGCCGATCGGCGCCGATCGCGATCTGCGGTGCACGACGCTCGGTCCGTTTCCGACCCAGTCCGACCTGCGCCGGGCGATGTCGGTGCTGACGCCGCTGACCGAGCGCATCCAGTTCCGCGAGTCGCGCGCGTTGCGTTCGCGCGGCTGGTGGGTGTATTTGCCGGCGTTCGCATCGCGCGATGCAGCGCTGTCGGCTGCGCGCGAGTTGTCCTCGAAGGGTGTGCGTGATTACTACGTCGTGACCGCCGGCGATCAGGAAAACACCATCTCGCTGGGTTTGTTCCGTGATGGCGACAATGCCGCGCGTCGCCGCGACGAAGTCAAGGCGCTGGGCCTCGACGTGCAGCTCAATGAACGCACCGAGGACACGCCCGAATACTGGCTGGATTACGCGGTGTCGCCGACCCAGCAATTCGACTGGCGCGACCGCGTGCCGGACCGCCTGGAGCTGTCGGCGCGCGACCTGCCCTGCGGCCAGTTGCGCTAG